Proteins encoded within one genomic window of uncultured Draconibacterium sp.:
- a CDS encoding ArsC/Spx/MgsR family protein: MTRKVYYLSTCDTCKRIMKEVNVDDSFVQQDIKTEPITEEQVESFYAHTKSYEALINKRARKLKAALEANPVTTDADYKKLLLMDYTFLKRPVFEIDGKLFVGNAAKTVAEIKAVLAKE; encoded by the coding sequence ATGACACGAAAAGTATATTACCTATCTACCTGCGATACCTGCAAACGAATAATGAAAGAAGTGAATGTTGACGATAGTTTTGTTCAGCAGGATATTAAAACGGAGCCAATTACCGAAGAGCAGGTTGAAAGCTTTTATGCACACACCAAAAGCTACGAAGCACTGATAAATAAACGTGCCCGGAAATTAAAAGCTGCGCTTGAAGCCAATCCGGTAACAACCGATGCCGATTACAAAAAACTGTTGCTGATGGATTACACCTTCCTGAAACGCCCGGTGTTTGAAATCGATGGAAAACTTTTTGTGGGTAATGCCGCAAAAACTGTAGCGGAAATTAAAGCGGTTTTAGCAAAAGAATAG
- a CDS encoding methyltransferase domain-containing protein, which translates to MHDSQNIFYTSISKYYSEIFPFNPMQLKFVKNKLGELPGKRILDIGCATGELAYQLATGGANVTGIDLNEDLLQQATSKKMHETLTFQQGNMLELTQDFKAQQFDAVLCFGNTLVHLNSETLVLQMLEGAQNVLKPGGQLLIQLLNYDYICSEPVETLPVIDTENIKFIRRYIFSDDSELIGFQTDLEIKAINRVVSNETPLLALKSEALKTLLGKAGFRNIQFYANFKQDAFGGKHLPLVVSCEK; encoded by the coding sequence ATGCACGATTCACAAAATATTTTCTACACCTCCATATCAAAGTATTACTCCGAGATTTTTCCGTTTAACCCCATGCAACTGAAGTTTGTGAAAAACAAGCTTGGCGAGTTGCCCGGAAAACGTATTCTGGATATTGGTTGTGCCACCGGCGAGTTGGCTTATCAACTGGCAACGGGTGGGGCAAATGTTACAGGAATAGACCTGAACGAAGATCTGTTGCAACAGGCCACCAGCAAGAAGATGCACGAAACACTGACTTTTCAGCAGGGAAATATGCTGGAATTAACACAGGATTTTAAAGCGCAGCAATTTGATGCTGTTTTGTGTTTTGGAAATACCTTGGTGCACCTTAACTCCGAGACACTTGTTTTACAAATGCTGGAAGGAGCTCAAAACGTTTTAAAACCAGGCGGGCAATTACTGATCCAGCTGCTGAACTACGACTACATTTGCAGCGAGCCGGTTGAAACACTTCCCGTAATCGACACCGAAAACATAAAGTTTATACGCCGTTATATTTTCTCTGACGACTCGGAGCTGATCGGTTTTCAAACCGACCTGGAGATAAAAGCTATAAACCGAGTGGTGTCGAACGAAACACCTTTGTTGGCTTTAAAAAGTGAAGCGTTAAAAACGCTGTTGGGAAAAGCCGGTTTCCGAAACATTCAGTTTTATGCCAACTTTAAACAGGATGCTTTCGGCGGAAAACATTTGCCTTTAGTGGTGAGTTGTGAGAAGTAG
- the trxA gene encoding thioredoxin produces MIAKFKNIINCKRPVLVDFYADWCGPCKQMPAILKQVKAELKENIKIIKVDVDRNPNIASKYQIRSIPTLMLFKDGELKWSGMGVRPAREVKSIVEQYL; encoded by the coding sequence ATGATAGCTAAATTCAAAAATATTATCAATTGCAAACGTCCGGTTTTGGTCGACTTTTATGCCGACTGGTGTGGGCCGTGTAAACAAATGCCGGCCATTCTGAAGCAGGTGAAAGCCGAGCTGAAAGAGAATATCAAAATCATTAAAGTGGATGTTGACCGCAACCCGAATATTGCCTCGAAATACCAGATACGAAGCATTCCAACGCTGATGCTGTTTAAAGACGGCGAGTTAAAGTGGAGTGGGATGGGGGTGCGACCTGCGCGCGAAGTAAAAAGTATTGTCGAGCAATATTTGTAA
- a CDS encoding DUF6132 family protein yields MKKIIKQKQLALILLVVGAIGGFFYWKYVGCLSGTCPIKSVWYWSTLWGAAVGYLVGDAINDFIVKRKKREEQNDS; encoded by the coding sequence ATGAAAAAGATTATAAAACAAAAGCAGCTGGCCCTGATTTTATTGGTAGTTGGTGCCATTGGAGGTTTCTTTTACTGGAAATACGTGGGCTGTTTAAGCGGTACCTGCCCCATTAAATCGGTGTGGTACTGGAGTACTTTATGGGGCGCTGCGGTTGGTTACCTTGTGGGCGATGCCATAAACGATTTTATTGTTAAGCGCAAAAAAAGAGAAGAACAGAATGATAGCTAA
- a CDS encoding EamA family transporter: MWALLGLASALFLGIYDIFKKQSVNGNAVMPVLFFSTVASTLLFTPFIILSFKSPELLANTGLYVPQLTATEHLQVLLKSAIVVSSWVLAFFALKHLPITIVAPIRATGPLWTLIGAIIIFHEHLNVYQWIGIAITLVFFYLFSTAGKAEGIHFKRNKWIYFIVAGTLLGACSGLYDKFILQRIDRVAVQAWFSVYQVVILLPFVLLNEKIRKRKNIRFEWRWTIPLIGLFLVIADYLYFYALSNEDALISVISALRRGSVLVAFVIGGLLFKEQNLKKKGAYLVGILTGILLITLGTVL; this comes from the coding sequence ATGTGGGCACTACTTGGATTGGCATCGGCCTTATTTCTGGGCATTTACGACATTTTTAAAAAGCAATCGGTTAACGGCAACGCGGTAATGCCCGTATTATTTTTTTCAACGGTTGCCAGCACTTTGCTGTTTACCCCGTTTATTATTTTATCGTTTAAATCGCCCGAGCTGTTGGCCAACACCGGCTTGTATGTTCCACAACTCACCGCTACTGAACATCTTCAGGTGTTGCTAAAATCGGCCATTGTGGTGTCGAGTTGGGTGCTTGCCTTTTTTGCGCTAAAACACCTGCCCATTACCATTGTAGCTCCGATCCGGGCAACCGGTCCACTTTGGACACTCATCGGCGCTATCATCATTTTTCACGAGCACCTGAATGTTTACCAGTGGATTGGAATTGCCATTACGCTGGTATTTTTCTACCTCTTCTCCACCGCCGGAAAAGCAGAGGGCATTCATTTTAAACGCAATAAGTGGATTTATTTTATTGTTGCCGGCACGCTACTTGGTGCCTGCAGCGGTTTATACGATAAGTTTATTCTACAACGAATAGACAGAGTGGCAGTGCAGGCATGGTTTTCGGTTTACCAGGTGGTAATTCTGCTGCCTTTTGTTTTGCTGAACGAAAAAATAAGAAAACGTAAAAACATCCGTTTCGAATGGCGGTGGACCATTCCGCTCATCGGCTTGTTTTTGGTAATTGCCGACTACCTGTATTTTTACGCCCTTAGCAACGAAGATGCTCTAATTTCAGTAATTTCTGCCTTGCGCCGTGGAAGTGTTTTGGTAGCCTTTGTAATTGGCGGGTTACTGTTTAAAGAACAAAACCTGAAAAAGAAAGGTGCCTACCTTGTAGGGATTCTTACCGGAATTTTACTGATTACTTTGGGAACGGTATTGTAG
- a CDS encoding DUF3078 domain-containing protein: MKKLLILLLLFPTFAFAQEKKDSLWTTSGNTTINFSQVSLSNWAAGGKSSMSGVFMLNYAANYKKDKISWDNTFDFRYGFLKEEDQNLRKSDDKIDISSKLGIEAGKNWFYSGLLNFKSQFASGYNYPDTDNAISKFMAPGYVNLGLGADYKTDNFSLMMAPMSGKFTFVTDNDLSDEGAFGVEEGKTMRAELGATVKAQFKKDIWENVTLDTKVDLFSNYLDQPKNIDIDWTFKIIMKVNDYLSANLITQMIYDNDVKIQGDDETMPPSPALQFMESFGVGLTFKF; the protein is encoded by the coding sequence ATGAAAAAATTATTGATTCTATTACTATTGTTTCCTACATTTGCTTTTGCACAAGAAAAAAAAGATTCACTTTGGACAACAAGTGGAAACACTACTATTAATTTCTCGCAGGTTTCTCTGAGTAACTGGGCTGCCGGAGGAAAAAGCTCAATGTCGGGGGTGTTTATGTTGAATTACGCTGCCAACTACAAAAAAGATAAGATAAGCTGGGATAATACTTTCGATTTTCGATATGGTTTCTTAAAAGAAGAAGACCAGAATTTACGTAAATCAGATGATAAAATTGATATTAGTTCGAAACTAGGAATTGAAGCTGGTAAAAACTGGTTCTATTCCGGATTGCTAAACTTTAAGTCGCAGTTTGCATCGGGCTATAATTATCCGGATACCGATAATGCTATTTCGAAGTTTATGGCTCCTGGTTACGTTAATTTAGGTTTAGGCGCGGATTATAAGACCGATAATTTTTCATTAATGATGGCTCCTATGTCGGGTAAATTCACTTTTGTTACCGACAACGATCTTTCGGATGAAGGTGCTTTTGGTGTTGAGGAAGGAAAAACAATGCGTGCCGAACTTGGAGCAACGGTTAAAGCACAGTTTAAAAAGGACATTTGGGAAAACGTAACTTTAGATACCAAAGTGGATCTTTTCTCGAATTATCTGGATCAGCCTAAAAACATTGATATCGACTGGACATTTAAAATCATTATGAAAGTGAACGATTACCTGTCGGCTAACCTGATCACTCAAATGATTTACGATAATGATGTAAAAATTCAAGGCGACGATGAAACCATGCCTCCATCGCCGGCTTTGCAGTTTATGGAATCGTTCGGAGTAGGATTGACGTTTAAATTCTAA
- a CDS encoding TIGR00266 family protein: MNSHEVDYKIGGHDIQYVEIELDPNETVIAEAGAMLYMKEGIDFQTKMGDGSEPDKGLFGKLLSAASRKIAGESIFITHFTHRGIGKSHVAFAAPYPGTIVPLELNELGGKVIVQRDAFLCAALGTKISMHFNRRLGAGFFGGEGFILQKLQGDGRAFIHAGGTLIEHELKGETLRIDTGCVVGFQEGIDFSIEQAGGLKSMVFGGEGLFLATLRGTGKVWLQSMPISKLIDQLSPGGSNANKGERGGLLENLLEG, translated from the coding sequence ATGAATTCACATGAAGTAGATTACAAAATTGGTGGTCACGATATTCAATATGTAGAAATTGAATTGGATCCGAATGAAACCGTAATTGCCGAAGCCGGAGCAATGTTATACATGAAAGAAGGAATCGACTTTCAGACAAAAATGGGCGATGGTTCAGAACCAGATAAAGGACTTTTTGGAAAGCTGTTATCGGCAGCTTCGCGAAAAATCGCCGGCGAATCAATCTTTATCACTCATTTCACACATCGCGGAATAGGAAAAAGCCATGTAGCTTTTGCCGCTCCGTATCCCGGAACCATTGTTCCGCTTGAGTTGAATGAGTTGGGAGGAAAAGTAATTGTGCAACGCGATGCTTTTTTATGTGCCGCATTGGGAACAAAAATAAGCATGCATTTTAACCGTCGTTTAGGAGCCGGTTTTTTTGGTGGCGAAGGATTTATTCTGCAAAAACTGCAAGGCGATGGACGGGCATTTATTCATGCCGGCGGAACACTGATTGAACACGAACTGAAAGGAGAAACATTACGTATTGATACCGGTTGTGTGGTTGGTTTTCAGGAAGGAATTGACTTTAGTATCGAGCAGGCAGGTGGATTGAAATCGATGGTGTTTGGTGGCGAAGGTTTATTTTTGGCTACGCTTCGGGGCACCGGAAAAGTTTGGTTACAATCAATGCCAATCAGCAAATTAATCGATCAGCTCTCTCCCGGAGGTTCGAATGCAAATAAAGGTGAGCGTGGCGGATTGCTCGAAAATTTGCTGGAAGGATAA
- a CDS encoding DUF3592 domain-containing protein, which produces MRKTQSPIGTLIFAIVFFAGGLLSWQYLTQPIAEEAEEAKEWPTTQGTITLAKLNKTRNNEGKDMYSASVQYDYTVDGKIYNCSGIRTLDGSTSSKSSVKKTLRKYTEGKTVLVHYDPEFPETAVLEPGTGFVLGILLKLPLLFCIVSVLIVVNLFKRLLFGR; this is translated from the coding sequence ATGCGAAAAACTCAATCACCCATAGGAACATTGATTTTTGCCATCGTATTTTTTGCTGGCGGACTTTTGAGTTGGCAATACCTGACGCAGCCAATTGCCGAAGAAGCTGAGGAGGCCAAAGAATGGCCAACAACACAAGGAACTATTACACTTGCAAAATTGAACAAAACCCGTAATAATGAAGGGAAAGATATGTATTCAGCAAGTGTGCAGTACGATTATACCGTTGACGGGAAAATATACAATTGTTCAGGTATTAGAACCCTTGATGGATCGACCAGTTCGAAGAGCAGCGTAAAAAAGACATTGAGAAAGTATACCGAAGGCAAAACTGTGCTGGTGCATTACGACCCTGAATTTCCGGAAACTGCAGTACTTGAACCCGGAACAGGTTTTGTGTTGGGGATTTTATTAAAACTACCATTGCTTTTTTGTATTGTTTCTGTTTTAATAGTTGTAAACCTGTTTAAAAGACTTTTGTTTGGCAGGTAA
- a CDS encoding DUF805 domain-containing protein, which produces MYWYLKVLKQYADFNGRARRQEYWMFVLVNIIFSIVATVLDSIFGTWGAIAGLYGLAILIPGLAVSARRLHDIGKSGWMLFVVLIPVIGAIWLIILFATEGTPESNEYGTNPKTKPLCTEST; this is translated from the coding sequence ATGTATTGGTATTTAAAAGTATTAAAACAGTATGCCGACTTTAATGGTCGTGCACGAAGACAGGAGTATTGGATGTTTGTCCTTGTCAACATTATTTTTTCGATAGTTGCAACAGTTTTGGATTCTATCTTCGGAACATGGGGCGCAATAGCCGGACTTTATGGGTTGGCAATCTTAATTCCAGGTTTAGCCGTAAGTGCAAGACGTTTGCACGACATTGGTAAAAGTGGCTGGATGTTATTTGTTGTTCTTATTCCTGTAATTGGAGCAATTTGGCTTATCATCCTGTTTGCCACCGAAGGTACTCCCGAAAGCAATGAGTATGGCACAAATCCTAAAACTAAACCACTATGCACTGAAAGTACATAG
- a CDS encoding OmpA family protein, which translates to MTRSFTILFALMLVFSALCTTAQVKNVQEEAERKGTQRANRKIDKGIDKGFDKIEEGIGSLFSKKKKKKKDNDSSSENQNQNTDMSRENTSVEPATSKMDVQWSKFDFVPGDEVIFEDGPDIMEENGEFPSRWDLEQGQVEIAEVNGETVMIFLDGGKIMPYLENSNEDYLPDVFTIEFDYYTPKDGNRFSFYLTDAKHQRPADSQEFEVTPIRVSTPDGNYVEHSGRDYTYCQNGCWTHVSVAYTKGKLKVYLDDTRLINIPHYEHNPSGLTLYPYFANASDDKAFYVKNVRIAQGGVKYYDRVLNEGKIVCNGIRFDVNKATLKPESMGPINTIFELMQKQTDLKFSVEGHTDADGDETKNQTLSEQRAESVMNKLIEMGIASDRLVSKGFGESVPVDNNSTPEGKANNRRVEFVKF; encoded by the coding sequence ATGACACGAAGTTTTACTATTCTATTCGCATTAATGCTGGTTTTTAGTGCGCTTTGCACAACGGCACAGGTTAAGAATGTTCAGGAAGAAGCTGAACGCAAGGGAACTCAACGAGCTAATCGTAAAATCGATAAAGGAATTGATAAAGGGTTCGACAAAATTGAAGAAGGAATTGGAAGTCTTTTTAGCAAAAAGAAGAAGAAAAAGAAAGACAATGATAGTTCATCAGAAAATCAGAACCAGAACACGGATATGAGCAGAGAAAATACTTCTGTTGAACCTGCTACTTCCAAAATGGATGTTCAGTGGAGTAAATTTGATTTTGTACCAGGCGATGAAGTTATTTTTGAAGACGGCCCCGACATTATGGAAGAAAATGGCGAGTTTCCTAGTCGTTGGGATTTGGAACAAGGGCAGGTTGAAATTGCAGAGGTAAATGGCGAAACAGTGATGATATTTCTTGATGGCGGAAAAATTATGCCCTATCTCGAAAATTCGAACGAAGATTATTTACCCGATGTATTTACTATCGAATTCGATTATTATACACCAAAAGACGGTAACCGATTTTCCTTTTACTTAACCGATGCAAAACATCAGCGACCAGCTGATTCACAAGAGTTTGAAGTTACTCCTATAAGGGTTTCAACTCCCGATGGGAATTATGTTGAGCATTCAGGCCGGGATTACACCTATTGCCAGAATGGTTGCTGGACACACGTTTCGGTAGCCTATACAAAAGGAAAATTAAAAGTTTACCTTGATGATACCCGTTTGATTAATATTCCTCATTACGAGCATAATCCGAGTGGATTAACCCTGTATCCGTATTTTGCGAATGCTTCTGACGACAAAGCTTTCTATGTAAAAAATGTACGCATTGCTCAGGGAGGAGTAAAATATTACGACCGTGTGCTTAACGAAGGAAAAATCGTTTGTAACGGTATTCGGTTCGACGTAAACAAAGCTACATTGAAACCCGAAAGTATGGGGCCAATCAATACTATTTTTGAATTGATGCAGAAACAGACAGATCTGAAATTTAGTGTAGAAGGACACACAGATGCTGATGGAGATGAAACAAAAAACCAAACACTGTCGGAGCAACGTGCAGAGTCGGTAATGAACAAACTTATTGAAATGGGTATTGCTTCCGATCGGTTAGTTAGCAAAGGTTTTGGCGAGTCAGTCCCTGTCGATAATAATTCTACTCCTGAAGGAAAAGCAAATAACCGCCGGGTTGAGTTTGTGAAATTCTAG
- a CDS encoding LytTR family transcriptional regulator DNA-binding domain-containing protein — MQSHDSKIVLSTPNNFYLVEIDDIVFCQQSDSETIISLQSGEKLSIDFSIDSIRNKINRADFFQPQDDCLVNGQYVRKLQRIEGSEIFLGNGQVFSISSKREQEVLHFLEKITRIQI, encoded by the coding sequence ATGCAATCACACGACTCAAAAATCGTACTGTCAACACCCAATAACTTTTACCTGGTTGAGATTGATGATATTGTGTTTTGCCAACAATCTGACTCGGAAACCATTATAAGTTTGCAGAGTGGAGAGAAGCTTAGTATCGATTTTTCTATTGACAGTATCCGCAATAAAATTAATCGTGCAGATTTTTTTCAACCTCAGGATGATTGCCTTGTAAACGGGCAATATGTAAGAAAACTGCAACGCATTGAAGGCTCTGAAATCTTTTTGGGTAACGGTCAGGTTTTCTCAATCAGCTCCAAACGAGAACAAGAGGTTTTGCACTTTTTGGAGAAAATAACACGAATTCAAATCTGA
- a CDS encoding LytTR family DNA-binding domain-containing protein produces MVRTVIIEDELNLREINRMLLVDNFPDVEIVGEAGRVEEAVTLIKTEKPDLVLCDIELEDGNCFQVLQKCKPYNFRPVFITAFNQYAIKAIKFSAIDYILKPVNEYEFCAAIQTAIEHLGENNSGMQTENLLAHTNYSNSCKKVVLRTSDAMHLVAIEEIIYCKSDNSYTTFFLHDKKEITVSKSIKEFAELFSDHDFLRPHQSFLVNLNSITKIDKTDGGFMIMTNGAEIPISTRRKQLIFDQLEKL; encoded by the coding sequence ATGGTACGTACTGTAATTATTGAAGATGAACTTAATTTAAGAGAGATAAACCGCATGTTGTTGGTCGATAATTTTCCAGATGTGGAAATAGTTGGCGAAGCAGGGCGTGTTGAGGAGGCTGTTACTTTAATTAAAACAGAAAAACCCGACCTGGTTTTATGCGATATTGAACTGGAAGATGGCAATTGTTTTCAGGTACTTCAAAAGTGTAAACCCTATAATTTCAGGCCGGTATTTATAACTGCATTTAACCAATATGCCATTAAAGCCATTAAGTTTAGTGCTATCGATTATATTCTGAAACCGGTAAACGAGTACGAATTTTGCGCGGCAATTCAAACGGCAATTGAGCATTTAGGCGAGAACAATTCCGGCATGCAAACCGAAAACCTGTTGGCACACACCAATTATAGTAACAGTTGTAAAAAAGTTGTTTTACGTACTTCCGATGCTATGCACCTGGTTGCTATTGAAGAAATTATTTATTGTAAAAGCGATAATAGTTACACTACTTTCTTTCTTCACGATAAAAAGGAAATTACTGTTTCAAAAAGTATTAAAGAGTTTGCAGAATTATTTTCCGATCATGATTTTTTACGACCACATCAATCGTTTTTGGTTAATTTAAATTCAATCACAAAAATTGACAAAACAGATGGTGGATTTATGATTATGACCAATGGTGCTGAAATTCCTATCTCAACGCGCCGTAAACAATTAATCTTCGATCAGCTTGAAAAATTGTAA
- a CDS encoding histidine kinase — MHYKMLVEEATDSISKIDAIYDLGVYLDENDDLDGSTDQMEKALRIAINVNDHERIGRIGNYVATNFLIQGDMDRSTKTYKLALDHAELTNDYSQIAKISMNLAENYNFSGDYKNAIKYGLNSLKIKESEGDWIRICYHYMAMSNIFKETEDLAKREEYINLAYAKKDEEGCASISDIAKIYNGLGGVAQQRLQYDKALAYYDTLKTFCEENGFNQGINTALINSALIYQENGEYATALEMVVESDAYADQTMYDSIFSDNCKADLYLSLNEPMMALNLAEKNINRKELDHYSAERLKSLKFLYEANFRLKNFDEAYRWNDLLYVYQDSIRSEDVRTAIADLEMQYQTEKKEQQIALLQAENMIRQQERIVYLAVSVVLLLLFAVGALLYFKNKRENDWHLIQLRQQLLRSQMNPHFLFNALGSIQNFMYKNETKKAAAYLGNFARLTRSILEQSAEEFILLSDELDLLKNYLELEQIRGKNNFAYTIEVDENIDTEFVKIPPMLVQPFVENAVKHGLRNIDYAGELLLSFNEVEDDLYVVVRDNGSGIKRQIKNKKESKAHRSMSMEIFKERQVVLSKKYKKEIRFFITDLSETDSAQNGTQVKIIIPL; from the coding sequence GTGCACTACAAAATGCTGGTTGAAGAGGCAACAGATAGTATTAGCAAGATTGATGCAATTTATGATCTTGGGGTGTATCTGGATGAGAATGATGATCTTGACGGATCAACAGATCAGATGGAAAAGGCTTTGCGGATTGCGATAAATGTAAATGATCATGAACGAATTGGCAGGATTGGAAATTATGTGGCTACAAATTTTCTGATACAGGGCGATATGGATCGTTCAACAAAAACCTACAAATTGGCCCTGGACCACGCCGAACTTACCAACGATTATTCACAAATTGCAAAAATAAGTATGAACCTGGCAGAAAACTACAATTTCTCAGGGGACTACAAAAATGCCATAAAATACGGGCTAAATTCACTAAAAATAAAGGAATCGGAAGGCGACTGGATTCGCATTTGCTATCATTATATGGCAATGAGCAACATTTTTAAAGAAACTGAGGATCTGGCAAAGCGCGAGGAGTACATTAACTTGGCTTATGCAAAGAAGGATGAAGAAGGATGTGCTTCGATAAGTGATATTGCAAAGATATACAATGGTTTAGGTGGAGTGGCTCAACAGCGATTACAATACGATAAAGCGCTGGCATATTACGATACATTAAAAACCTTTTGCGAAGAAAATGGTTTTAACCAGGGAATAAATACTGCACTAATTAACAGTGCTCTAATTTACCAGGAAAACGGTGAGTATGCAACCGCACTTGAAATGGTAGTGGAGTCGGATGCTTATGCCGATCAAACAATGTACGATAGCATTTTTAGTGATAATTGTAAAGCCGATTTATACCTTAGTCTTAACGAGCCAATGATGGCTTTAAATCTGGCAGAGAAAAATATCAACCGAAAGGAACTGGATCATTACAGTGCCGAGCGATTAAAAAGTTTAAAATTTTTATATGAGGCAAATTTTCGATTGAAGAATTTTGATGAAGCTTATCGTTGGAATGATTTGTTATATGTTTATCAGGACTCAATACGAAGTGAGGATGTTCGAACTGCAATCGCCGATTTAGAAATGCAGTACCAAACTGAGAAAAAGGAACAGCAGATAGCTTTGCTTCAGGCCGAAAATATGATTCGGCAACAAGAGCGCATTGTTTACCTCGCTGTATCGGTGGTATTGTTGTTATTGTTTGCTGTTGGCGCTTTGTTGTATTTTAAAAACAAACGCGAAAACGATTGGCATCTTATTCAGCTACGTCAACAATTGCTGCGTTCGCAAATGAACCCGCATTTTTTGTTTAATGCGCTCGGCAGTATTCAGAATTTTATGTACAAAAACGAAACTAAAAAGGCAGCTGCTTATCTGGGGAATTTTGCCCGTTTAACACGTTCGATTCTTGAACAATCAGCCGAAGAATTTATTCTGCTTTCGGATGAATTGGACTTATTGAAGAATTACCTTGAGTTAGAACAAATACGTGGGAAAAATAATTTCGCATACACTATTGAAGTAGACGAAAATATTGATACTGAATTTGTAAAAATACCACCAATGTTGGTACAGCCTTTTGTTGAAAACGCAGTAAAACACGGGCTGCGTAATATTGATTATGCCGGAGAATTATTGCTCAGTTTTAACGAAGTGGAAGATGATTTGTATGTGGTGGTGCGAGATAATGGTAGTGGAATTAAACGGCAAATAAAAAATAAAAAAGAGTCGAAAGCTCATCGTTCTATGTCGATGGAAATTTTTAAAGAACGGCAGGTTGTGTTATCAAAAAAGTACAAAAAAGAGATACGCTTTTTTATTACAGATTTAAGCGAAACAGATTCCGCACAAAACGGAACACAAGTAAAAATTATTATACCCTTGTAA
- a CDS encoding FAD-dependent oxidoreductase, which yields MIRKEVLIVGQGLAGTLLAFELHSAGVDVCIVNNPQKSTATRVAAGMVNPLVFKRMTKSWMVDDLLPVMKKQYRKLEELLGEHFYFDLPMIKPLSEQETELWHKRKTDENFAPFIQEISETNPVEHVFNSHAYGIVKGSGYLKTGLFLDAAKRFFQKNDMLIEADYSADKSKVEDHIFQEIQYDKIVFCEGHYLKSHPLFDFVRLQPAKGEVLQFYAPDLSEEYIINRRVFVLPIGDHRFKVGSTYEWKDLSDTPTEEGKNSIVDRLKDLIHVDFTIEQHWAGVRPTVIDRRPVLGKHPEFDHIYLFNGLGTKGVMLAPYFAKQMKNLCNDPKFPINSEVDLVRFLR from the coding sequence ATGATACGGAAAGAGGTATTGATTGTTGGTCAGGGGCTGGCCGGAACGTTGCTGGCTTTTGAGTTGCATTCTGCCGGAGTGGATGTGTGTATCGTTAACAATCCGCAAAAAAGTACGGCAACGCGCGTGGCCGCCGGTATGGTAAATCCGCTGGTGTTTAAACGCATGACCAAAAGCTGGATGGTAGACGATTTGCTGCCGGTAATGAAAAAACAATACCGCAAACTGGAAGAATTACTGGGAGAGCATTTTTATTTCGATTTACCCATGATAAAACCATTGTCGGAGCAGGAAACAGAACTTTGGCACAAACGAAAAACCGACGAAAACTTTGCGCCGTTTATTCAGGAAATCAGTGAAACAAATCCGGTTGAACACGTTTTTAACTCGCATGCTTATGGAATTGTAAAGGGATCTGGCTATCTAAAAACAGGTCTTTTTCTGGATGCCGCAAAGCGCTTCTTTCAAAAGAATGACATGCTGATTGAAGCAGATTATTCGGCAGATAAAAGCAAAGTTGAAGATCATATTTTTCAAGAGATTCAGTATGATAAAATTGTGTTTTGCGAAGGGCACTACCTCAAATCACATCCGCTGTTTGATTTTGTGCGTTTGCAACCCGCAAAAGGGGAGGTGCTGCAGTTTTATGCACCCGACCTTTCGGAAGAATATATCATTAACCGACGTGTTTTCGTTTTGCCAATCGGCGATCATCGTTTTAAAGTTGGCTCAACTTACGAGTGGAAAGATCTTTCAGACACTCCAACCGAAGAGGGAAAAAACTCTATCGTCGATCGTTTGAAAGATCTTATTCATGTTGATTTTACGATTGAGCAACATTGGGCAGGCGTGCGTCCAACAGTTATCGACCGGCGGCCTGTTTTAGGAAAACATCCTGAGTTCGATCATATCTATTTATTTAACGGACTGGGAACAAAAGGAGTGATGCTGGCACCTTATTTTGCCAAACAAATGAAGAATCTCTGCAATGATCCAAAATTTCCGATAAATTCGGAAGTTGATTTAGTTCGTTTTTTGAGGTAA